The following DNA comes from Simkania negevensis Z.
TCCCTCTTTCAACGAGGTCGGGAGAGACACGTAAGAGGAGTTGGCACTTGTCTTCTTCGATTTGGCAAAGAAGAACAATTCCTGATTTCATCCGTGAAATGAGGTCGCTGCCAAGATCTGTCATCTCCTTTTTTGAGACTTCAACAACAGCACTTAGAATCGAGATGTTATTGATTTGCTTGACTTTCTCCATCAGAGAATCGGCTAGGTCACTGAGTTCTCGTTTACGCGCAAAAAGTGCTTGTTCCTTGAGTTTTTCATTTTCTTTAATGAGTGACTTCACGGTTTCGTCGAGTTTTGGCAAATTGGATTTAAGAAGGCTCGACAAATTGAAAAGTTGGTCTTCAATGTTATAGCGCATTTCTTCTGCCTTAGGGCCGGTCACGGCTTCGATACGACGCACCCCTTTAGCAATACTTCCTTCTTTTGCAATCCGAAAACAGCCAATGGTTCCAAGAGAGGTGACATGCGTTCCACCGCAAAGCTCTTTTGAATAGTGGTCGATATCGACAACACGCACCACTTTTCCATACTTTTCTCCGAAAAACTGTTTGATTTCGGGATGTTTTTGCACGTCTTCAAACGAAAGCTCATAGGATTTTAAGGTAGGTGACTCCCAAATCTTTTGATTCACAAGGCGTTCAATATCGCGCAGTTCTTCATTCGTTAATGCTTTGTGGTGGTTGAAGTCAAAGCGGAGGCGGTCGGCTTCAACGAGCGATCCCGCTTGTCGAATGTGAGGCCCTAAAACCTGTTGCAGGGCATAATGGAGGAGGTGGGTGGCGGTGTGATGTTTCTCGATTTCAGCACGTCTTTTGGCATTAATTTCAGCATTGACGGGCTCTCCAACGAGAAGCACTCCGCTTTCAAGAAGGCCGATATGAGCAATGACTCCTTGAAATGGGGATTGGGTGTCCTTCACGATGAAGTGGGCTTTTTCGTGAATTAGCCGACCGATGTCTCCGACTTGTCCTCCTTTTTCAGCATAGAAAGGAGTCTCATCTAGGATGACAAGCCCTTCTTGGCCTGCTTCCATCATTTTCACCGACTTCCCATCGACAAAGAGTCCTTTAATCGTGGCTTCTACTTCTACCTGTTCGTATCCGACAAATTCTGAAGTGCCATGATGGGCTACAAAATCTTCGTAAATGGTCGATTCAACTTTGTGCTCATATGATTGTTTCGATTGACGAGAACGCTCTTTGGCTTGTTCTTCTAGAATTTGGTATTGGTCGAGATTAACTGAAAGACCAGAGTCTTTTGCAATGAGGAGAATTTCTTCGAGAGGAAAGCCATAGGTGTCTTTAAGTTTAAATGCCTCTTCGCCGCTGATTTCTTTTTTACTGCTTTTTTGCGCATGGTCTATAATAGCGCTTAAGATGTTGCCACCGCGATGCAGCGTTTGTAAAAAACTTTCTTCTTCAACGGTGAGAATCTCAGCAATCCGATCTTGCGCGGTTTTGAGTTCGTGAAAATCGTCACCCATGGTGTCGATGAGACGAGGGAGAACAGAGGCGAGGAAGGGTTTGTTAAGCCCAAGCATTCGTCCATACCGAACAGCGCGGCGGAGAATTTTTCGAAGAACGTAGCCTCGTTCAATATTACTTGGCTGAGCGCCATCAGCAATGGCAAAAGATAGAGAGCGAATATGATCGGCAATGACGTGGAAGGCAGGTGCGTGTTTGGTATCTTTTGGGTCGTATTTGCGGTGAGCAATCTTTTCGACTTCTTTAATCAGCATGCCTAAAATGTCGGTTTGAAACACGCTAGGGACGTTCATCATCAGCGCAAGAACTCGCTCGAGGCCAGCCCCTGTGTCAACAGACTGTTTGGGCAACTCTTTTAGTTTTCCACTCGGATCACGGTTGTATTGCATGAAGACGAGATTCCAAAACTCGAGGAAGCGCTCGCCATCGACATCTTCATGAACAGCACGAGCCGATCCATATTCTGGGCCACGGTCGAAAAAGAGTTCTGAGCAAGGCCCACAGGGACCTGTGTCGCCCATGGCCCAGAAATTATCTTTTTCCCCTATGCGTGAAATCTTTTTCTCATCGATGATTTCTTTCCAAAGCTCATAAGCTTCGTCGTCTTTTTCGTAGACAGAGACAAAGAGTTTTTCTTCAGGAAAGTTAAAAATCGACGTGGCGACTTCCCATGCGAAAACAATGGCTTCTTTTTTGAAGTAATCTCCAAATGAAAAATTTCCAAGCATTTCAAAAAAAGTGATATGCCGTTTTGTGTGCCCGACGTTGTCGAGGTCGTTGTGTTTTCCACCAACACGGATACACTTTTGAGACGATGCCGCTCGAGTGTAATCACGAGATGTTTTCCCTAAGAAAACATCTTTAAATTGATTCATCCCTGCATTAATGAATAACAGGGTTGGATCCTCGTGAGGAACAGTTGGAGATGAAGGAACAACTGCATGTCCTTTTTCCTTAAAATATTGGAGAAACTTTTTCCGAACTTCTTGAGATAGCATGATTTCCACTTAAGTTTTTCTTGAACTCATTCCTATAGAAGCATAAAAATAAGGGAATCTGAGGAGAAAAGCAAGGAACTTGTGTCATGGATGAAGATCTAAAAAAAATCCTGGAAAAAACAGCTAATACCATTCGGCAACTTTCAATGGAAGCTGTGCAAAAAGCAAACTCTGGTCATCCAGGACTTCCTATGGGCTGCGCCGAACTTGGGGCCTATCTTTATGGTCACGTTTTGCGCCATAACCCGAAGGATCCGAGCTGGGTCAATCGAGACAGAGTCATTCTCTCAGCGGGACATGGTTCGATGTGGCTTTACTCCTGTCTACATTTAGCAGGTTTTGATCTTTCTCTTGAAGAAATCAAACGATTTCGTCAATTGCATTCTAAAACTCCAGGGCATCCTGAGTATCATGAAACACCTGGAGTAGAAGCGACAACCGGACCTCTTGGTCAAGGTGTGGGAAATGCGGTTGGGCATGCTCTCGGTCTCAAAATTCTCGAGACCAAGTATAACAAAGCCGATCACGCCATCATCGATGCAAAAGTTTTTTGTTTGGCCGGTGATGGATGTTTGATGGAAGGAGTGTCCAATGAGGCGAGCTCATTCGCAGGGCATCTCTGTTTAGACAACCTTGTCATCATTCACGACGACAATAAAATCACACTCGATGGACCTCTGGAACAGTCTTCTTCAGAAGATGTTGCTGAGAGATACCGTGGCTATGGATTTGAAACTTATGTCATGGATGGAAATAATCTCGAATCGATTGATGAGGTGATGACAAAAATTCGAGAAAATCAAACGAAGCCGGTTTTCATTTCTTGCAAAACGATCATTGGCAAAGGATCTCCCCACAAAGCAGGATCACATAAAGCACATGGATCGCCACTAGGAGTCGATGAAGTCAAAGCAACCAAAGAAGCTCTCGGTTTGCCGGCAGAAGAATTCTACATCCCTCAACAGGTGAAAACTTTTTTCGAAAACAAACTTCCAAAACAGAAAGAACTTCAAGCAACTTGGCAAAAGAAGTTTGATGATTGGGCAAAACTTCATCCTGAATGCGCAGAAAATTTTCGCGAATGCAATAGCCGTAAGATTCCAGAAGATTTAGAACTCACCTTAAAAAAACTCAACATACCAAATCCTATTTCAGGTCGTGTAGCGTCTCAAGCTGTTCTCGAAGTCCTTGGCGATAAGCTTCCGTTTCTTTACGGAGGATCAGCGGACCTTTCCGGCTCTGATTGCACGATGATGAAACAGTTCCCTCTAATTTCTCCGAAAAATTTTCAGGGCCGTAACATCAAGTATGGAATTCGAGAATTTGGGATGGCAACAATTGCCTCAGGACTTTTTCAGACAGGGATGTTTATTCCCTATGTAGGCACGTTTTTTACCTTTTCTGATTACATGCGCAATGCGATCCGCCTCGCTTGTCTTTCAGGCTATCACGTGATTTACCAATTGACGCATGATTCAATTTTCCTAGGTGAAGATGGGCCAACGCACCAACCGATTGAACATTTAGCAGCACTTCGAGCAATGCCTCACTTACATGTGGTGCGACCTGCCGATGCAAATGAAGTGAAAGGAGCATGGCTATCGATGCTCTATTACAACTCTCCTTCAGTCATCGTTTTATCGCGTCAAAATTTGCCAACCTTAGTTGAAACAGCCGTTCCTTTTAAAGAAGGCGTTGGCCGTGGAGCCTACATTCTCAAGAAAGAAAAAAGTAAACCCGACTTCACGTTATTTGCGACGGGTTCTGAAGTGGCCCTTGCAATGGATGTTGCAAAGTCTTTAGAAAAACAGGGAAAAGATGTTCGTGTTGTGTCGATGCCATGCTTTGAGATCTTTGAAAAACAAGATGCAGCTTACAAAGAAAGTATTGTGGGTGGAAATCTTGGAAAAAGAATTTCTATTGAAGCAGGTGTGAGCCAAGGATGGTTCCGTTATATTGGACGCGACGGTATCCCAATTTGTATGGAGAGCTTCGGTCTTTCCGCACCCATAGGAGATCTTGCAAATGAATTTGGATTCACAGTCGATGCCATCCTCGACCGTATCCTCACTGGAAAATAGCCGGTTTTTAAACGCGCTGAAATGCCGAAATCATGAAGGTCGTCCTCCAATTTGGATCATGCGTCAAGCAGGGAGGTACCTTCCTGAATATCAAAAATTGCGTCAAACTCACACGCTTGAGCAACTTTTTCGCTGTCCCGAAAAAATTGCTGAAGTAACTTTGCAACCACTGAAGCGATTCCCTCTTGATGCTGCGATTTTATTTGCAGATATTTTGCACATTTTACTTCCCTTGGGGTGTGATGTGACCTTTCCTCAAACAGGAGGGCCACAAGTGAGCGCACCTGAAAGACTTCAAGAAAAGGATGTGGTAAACACCCTAGATTTTGTGAAATCAGGTATCCAGCTTTTAAAAGAAGAGCTCTCGGTTCCACTCATTGGATTTTGTGGGGGACCATTTACAGTTGCTCATTACTTGTTTGAGAAAAAGCCAGAAAAGATGCTTCATCAAGACCCTAAAGGATTTCGCCAAATTTTAGAGATGATTACCGATGCTAGTCTAGCTTACCTCAAGATGCAAATTGATGCGGGAGTACATGCGATTCAAATTTTTGATTCGTGGGCGGGAACACTCCCTCGAGCTGAACTTGAGGAATTTGTCTTGCCAACACTCAAAAAATTGACTGGTGCCCTTAATGTTCCGACCCTTATTTTTTCAAGAGGATCAGCATTTTACGTTCAGGAGTTTCTCTCTGTTGGTGCAGATGGAATTAGCTTTGATGCTGGGCGTCCCCTTGCAGAAATTCGGAAAGAGGTGCCAAAACAGATTGCCGTGCAAGGGAATTTGCCTCCTGAATTTCTCTATAGTCCTCCGGATGTCATCCGGAAGAAAACACGAGAGCACCTTGCATCGATGCAAGGGGACCCAGGATTTATCATGAACCTTGGTCATGGCATGTTGCCCGACATTCCTGTAGAAAATGTGCAAACCTTTATCGAAACAGTCACCAGTTCGCCGTCGGTGGCATAGAACACAAGATAGCTTCGGGGTTTCCTCCCGATTCAAACCCAAACTTTGTTCCTCGGTCATAGAGCAAGTTGAATTCAACATAATGGGCGCGCATCTTGTTTTGGATTTTTTTGTCTTCTTCTACATAGGGCTCATCTTTATGCTTTCTGTAAAGTGGCATGATAGCATCTAGAAAAGTGCTTCCAACCGACTTCCACATCCCCACATCTTGCTCGAAATTTCCGGTATTGTAGTGATCAAAAAAGATGCCTCCAACGCCCCGCTCTTTTTTCCAGTGTTTGATGAAAAAATAGTCTCGGGCATTTTGAGAAAAACGAGGGTAGAGATTTTTTCCAAACGGATCCAAACTCTTTTTAGCGATATCGTGAAAGTGCTTTGTATCTTCTTCACTAGGAAACCCCATTGGGGTGAGGTCGTAGCCACCTCCAAACCAATGCTGTTTTTCCGTTTGAATGAATCGCACGTTCATGTGAACAGTTGGCATCTTAGGGTTTTTCATATGTGTAATCAAACTTACACCAGTTGCAAAAAACGCTCCTTCATCTGCATTGAAAGGAGCTTTATCTCCACTGACACCCGACCAATTCACTGCAGCTTTTTCAAAAACATCTCCACGCAAAACACTGATTTCGCCACCACCTCCAGTATGGTGATTCCACGGTGTGCGCTGAAAGCGGCAACTCGGCTCAAGTGACTCAAAACTTGCAACGATTTCATCTCTAAGATTTTTTAAGTACTGTACAAGCTCTTCTTTCATGAGATTGCTCCATAGTTATACCATCCATGCAGGGATGCAAATAATTTTTTCTTCTTTTTGAATTTGAAATGACCCGTTGTAGAGACAAATCCCCCACTTTGCTTTGGGTTCTTTTTGCATAAACTCTTTTAAATGGCGAATTTTCTTTGGAAGTATCTGTGAAGAGAAAGTTACTTCTATAGGTAAGACTTGATCTCCAACTGTGAGAATGAAATCTACTTCTGTTCCCCCACTTGTTCTCCAATAATTAATGCCATGACTTTGCAGGTTTGAGTCTGTCCATGTGAGTAATTCGTTTAATATCCAGTTTTCAAACCTGTGCCCAAGTAATCCAGTCGAATTCAATAGTGCAAAGTCTTGAATACCTGTCAAATAACTTACCAAGCCATTATTGATAAGATATCCTTTAGGTGATTTTACAAGTCTTTTAACAGTGCTTGCAATATAGGGGAAAACTTCACGATATTGCATTGTTGCGAGTAGGTATCCACGATATTTTGTCAAAGTGTTTCGAGCACAATGTAGCGCATTCATCAGTTTCTGGTCATCTCGCAGAGATCCTGTTTGCTCAG
Coding sequences within:
- the alaS gene encoding alanine--tRNA ligase, which codes for MLSQEVRKKFLQYFKEKGHAVVPSSPTVPHEDPTLLFINAGMNQFKDVFLGKTSRDYTRAASSQKCIRVGGKHNDLDNVGHTKRHITFFEMLGNFSFGDYFKKEAIVFAWEVATSIFNFPEEKLFVSVYEKDDEAYELWKEIIDEKKISRIGEKDNFWAMGDTGPCGPCSELFFDRGPEYGSARAVHEDVDGERFLEFWNLVFMQYNRDPSGKLKELPKQSVDTGAGLERVLALMMNVPSVFQTDILGMLIKEVEKIAHRKYDPKDTKHAPAFHVIADHIRSLSFAIADGAQPSNIERGYVLRKILRRAVRYGRMLGLNKPFLASVLPRLIDTMGDDFHELKTAQDRIAEILTVEEESFLQTLHRGGNILSAIIDHAQKSSKKEISGEEAFKLKDTYGFPLEEILLIAKDSGLSVNLDQYQILEEQAKERSRQSKQSYEHKVESTIYEDFVAHHGTSEFVGYEQVEVEATIKGLFVDGKSVKMMEAGQEGLVILDETPFYAEKGGQVGDIGRLIHEKAHFIVKDTQSPFQGVIAHIGLLESGVLLVGEPVNAEINAKRRAEIEKHHTATHLLHYALQQVLGPHIRQAGSLVEADRLRFDFNHHKALTNEELRDIERLVNQKIWESPTLKSYELSFEDVQKHPEIKQFFGEKYGKVVRVVDIDHYSKELCGGTHVTSLGTIGCFRIAKEGSIAKGVRRIEAVTGPKAEEMRYNIEDQLFNLSSLLKSNLPKLDETVKSLIKENEKLKEQALFARKRELSDLADSLMEKVKQINNISILSAVVEVSKKEMTDLGSDLISRMKSGIVLLCQIEEDKCQLLLRVSPDLVERGIHADQLIKELAGSIEGSGGGKKEAAQAGGKNPKGVVIAFDKIKEILETD
- the tkt gene encoding transketolase; this encodes MDEDLKKILEKTANTIRQLSMEAVQKANSGHPGLPMGCAELGAYLYGHVLRHNPKDPSWVNRDRVILSAGHGSMWLYSCLHLAGFDLSLEEIKRFRQLHSKTPGHPEYHETPGVEATTGPLGQGVGNAVGHALGLKILETKYNKADHAIIDAKVFCLAGDGCLMEGVSNEASSFAGHLCLDNLVIIHDDNKITLDGPLEQSSSEDVAERYRGYGFETYVMDGNNLESIDEVMTKIRENQTKPVFISCKTIIGKGSPHKAGSHKAHGSPLGVDEVKATKEALGLPAEEFYIPQQVKTFFENKLPKQKELQATWQKKFDDWAKLHPECAENFRECNSRKIPEDLELTLKKLNIPNPISGRVASQAVLEVLGDKLPFLYGGSADLSGSDCTMMKQFPLISPKNFQGRNIKYGIREFGMATIASGLFQTGMFIPYVGTFFTFSDYMRNAIRLACLSGYHVIYQLTHDSIFLGEDGPTHQPIEHLAALRAMPHLHVVRPADANEVKGAWLSMLYYNSPSVIVLSRQNLPTLVETAVPFKEGVGRGAYILKKEKSKPDFTLFATGSEVALAMDVAKSLEKQGKDVRVVSMPCFEIFEKQDAAYKESIVGGNLGKRISIEAGVSQGWFRYIGRDGIPICMESFGLSAPIGDLANEFGFTVDAILDRILTGK
- the hemE gene encoding uroporphyrinogen decarboxylase; the encoded protein is MNLDSQSMPSSTVSSLENSRFLNALKCRNHEGRPPIWIMRQAGRYLPEYQKLRQTHTLEQLFRCPEKIAEVTLQPLKRFPLDAAILFADILHILLPLGCDVTFPQTGGPQVSAPERLQEKDVVNTLDFVKSGIQLLKEELSVPLIGFCGGPFTVAHYLFEKKPEKMLHQDPKGFRQILEMITDASLAYLKMQIDAGVHAIQIFDSWAGTLPRAELEEFVLPTLKKLTGALNVPTLIFSRGSAFYVQEFLSVGADGISFDAGRPLAEIRKEVPKQIAVQGNLPPEFLYSPPDVIRKKTREHLASMQGDPGFIMNLGHGMLPDIPVENVQTFIETVTSSPSVA
- the hemF gene encoding oxygen-dependent coproporphyrinogen oxidase, with the translated sequence MKEELVQYLKNLRDEIVASFESLEPSCRFQRTPWNHHTGGGGEISVLRGDVFEKAAVNWSGVSGDKAPFNADEGAFFATGVSLITHMKNPKMPTVHMNVRFIQTEKQHWFGGGYDLTPMGFPSEEDTKHFHDIAKKSLDPFGKNLYPRFSQNARDYFFIKHWKKERGVGGIFFDHYNTGNFEQDVGMWKSVGSTFLDAIMPLYRKHKDEPYVEEDKKIQNKMRAHYVEFNLLYDRGTKFGFESGGNPEAILCSMPPTANW